One window from the genome of Zerene cesonia ecotype Mississippi chromosome 1, Zerene_cesonia_1.1, whole genome shotgun sequence encodes:
- the LOC119829718 gene encoding heparin sulfate O-sulfotransferase, whose translation MLNIHKLWLFSSLCVIVIVVLYFQSEVTRIEDNYRKLEYKLVQAHSESRQFFPKVIENDDDDLVVIYNRVPKTGSTSFVGVAYDLCKKNHFKVLHINITANMHVMSLSNQYKFAQNVTKWREIKPALYHGHMAFLNFDRLGTSSKPIFINLIRKPLDRLVSYYYFLRHGDNFRPHLVRKKHGDKMTFDECVEKSQPDCDPSNMWLQVPFFCGHAAECWIPGNKWALDQAKHNLINHYLLVGVTEEMLDFISVLEAVLPRFFKGATEHYLSSNKSHLRQTSSKIEPTQQTIDKIRKSDIWKMENELYEFAYEHFKFVKRKVLMNEMNSVPQIYFYEKVRPK comes from the exons ATGTTGAACATCCATAAGTTATGGCTATTTTCTTCATTAtgtgttattgttattgtggTTTTATATTTCCAGTCCGAAGTAACTCGTATCGAGGACAATTATCGCAAACtag aatataaattagttcAAGCGCATTCGGAATCTCGTCAGTTTTTCCCGAAGGTGATCGAAAATGATGACGACGACTTggttgttatatataatagagtcCCCAAGACTGGATCCACGAGTTTCGTAGGTGTAGCGTATGATTTATGCAAGAAGAATCATTTTAAAGTACTACATATCAATATAACGGCGAACATGCATGTCATGTCCCTcagtaatcaatataaatttgctCAAAATGTAACTAAGTGGCGGGAAATTAAACCAGCTCTATATCACGGGCATATGGCATTTCTTAATTTTGATAG gCTAGGCACAAGCTCGAAACCCATATTTATAAACCTAATAAGGAAGCCGCTGGATCGGCTTgtctcttattattattttctacgaCATGGAGACAATTTTAGACCACATCTAGTAAGAAAGAAGCATGGGGATAAaatg ACATTTGACGAGTGTGTAGAGAAAAGCCAGCCAGACTGTGACCCCAGTAACATGTGGCTTCAGGTGCCTTTCTTCTGTGGCCACGCTGCTGAATGCTG GATACCAGGCAACAAATGGGCGTTAGACCAGGCAAAACACAATCTCATCAACCACTATTTATTAGTTGGTGTGACGGAAGAAATGCTGGATTTCATTTCAGTGCTCGAAGCGGTTTTGCCGCGCTTTTTCAAAGGCGCCACAGAACACTATTTGAGCAGCAATAAATCGCACCTACGACAGACCAGTTCAAAAATCGAACCGACGCAACAGACCATCGACAAAATACGAAAGTCTGACATTTGGAAAATGGAAAACGAGTTGTACGAATTTGCGTACGAACATTTCAAGTTTGTGAAACGGAAAGTGcttatgaatgaaatgaatagtGTACCacagatatatttttacgagAAGGTGCGGCCGAAGTGA